The genomic region GAGCTCCTCTCCCACACCGGCCCCGACACCTGGGAGGACGAGTCCTTCGCCGCCCGCTTCGCCTTCTTCGGCCAGACCGAGCGAGACGTACGCATGCGGGTACTGGAGGGCCGCCGCAGCCGACTCGAGGAGCGCCTGGAGAAGATGCGCGCCTCACTGGTCCGCACGCGGGAACGCCTCGACGACTACACGCTTGAGCTGCAGCGGCACGGCATGGAGTCCGTGGAGCGCGAAGTGCGCTGGCTGAACGAGCTCATCGAGAGCGAGCGGGCTGGACGGGATCGCAGGCGACCCGGTCCGTCCGACGAAACTGCAAAATGAGGCCTGCATCTCGCAGACCTCGTCCGAGAACAAACAGGGAGCAACCGGAATGGGTTCGGTTCGCGTAGCCATCGTCGGCGTGGGCAACTGCGCCGCCTCGCTGGTGCAGGGCGTCGAGTACTACAAGGACGCCGACCCGGCGGCCAAGGTCCCCGGGCTGATGCACGTCCAGTTCGGCGACTACCACGTGCGTGACATCGAGTTCGTCGCCGCGTTCGACGTCGACGCGAAGAAGGTCGGCCTCGACCTTTCGGACGCCATCGGCGCCAGCGAGAACAACACCATCAAGATCTGCGACGTCCCGAACGCCGGCGTGACCGTGCAGCGCGGCCACACCTACGACGGCCTGGGCAAGTACTACCGCATGACCATCGAGGAGTCCGCCGAGGCTCCGGTCGACGTGGTCCAGATCCTCAAGGACCGCCAGGTCGACGTCCTGATCTGCTACCTGCCGGTCGGTTCCGAGGACGCGGCGAAGTTCTACGCCCAGTGCGCCATCGACGCCAAGGTCGCCTTCGTCAACGCCCTCCCGGTCTTCATCGCCGGCACCAAGGAGTGGGCCGACAAGTTCACCGAGGCCGGTGTCCCGATCGTCGGCGACGACATCAAGTCGCAGGTCGGCGCCACCATCACGCACCGCGTGATGGCGAAGCTGTTCGAGGACCGCGGTGTCCGTCTTGAGCGCACCATGCAGCTCAACGTCGGCGGCAACATGGACTTCAAGAACATGCTGGAGCGCGACCGCCTGGAGTCGAAGAAGATCTCCAAGACGCAGGCCGTCACCTCGCAGATCCCCGACCGTGAGCTCGGCGAGAAGAACGTCCACATCGGCCCGTCCGACTACGTCGCCTGGCTCGACGACCGCAAGTGGGCCTACGTCCGCCTTGAGGGCCGCGCCTTCGGCGATGTCCCGCTGAACCTCGAGTACAAGCTCGAGGTGTGGGACTCCCCGAACTCCGCCGGTGTCATCATCGACGCCCTGCGTGCCGCCAAGATCGCCAAGGACCGCGGTATCGGCGGCCCGATCCTGTCGGCGTCCAGCTACTTCATGAAGTCCCCGCCGGTGCAGTACTTCGACGACGAGGCCTACGCGAACGTCGAGAAGTTCATCAAGGGCGAGGTCGAGCGCTAGTCGAGCCCCCAAGGTCGTCGATGACACCTGGGCTTCGGCTGTTCTTCCGCGGAGGGTCCCCGGGCAATGTGCCCGGGGACCCTCCGCGTATGTGACCCTTGCCCTCATGCCTGTCGTACGTGATCTGCGCGTACTCCTGCGCCTGAGGGACTTCCGCAACCTGCTCGCCGTACGGCTGCTCTCCCAGGCCGCGGACGGCGTCTACCAGGTCGCGCTCGCCACCTACGTGGTCTTCTCACCGGAGAAGCAGACCTCGCCCGCGGCCATCGCCTCGGCCATGGCGGTCCTGCTGCTGCCGTATTCGGTGATCGGCCCCTTCGCCGGGGTGCTCCTCGACCGCTGGCGCCGCCGCCAGGTCTTCCTCTACGGCAACCTGCTGCGCGCGTTCCTCGCCTGCATCACCGGCATGCTGATCGTCGCGAACGTGCCCGACTGGCTGTTCTACGCCTCGGCACTGTCCGTGACCGCCGTCAACCGCTTCGTCCTGGCGGGGCTCTCCGCGTCCCTGCCCCACGTCGTCGGCCCCGGGCAGCTGGTCACCGCGAACGCACTGTTCCCCACCGCCGGAACCCTCGCCGCGACCGTCGGCGGAGGGCTGGCCTTCGTCGTCCGGCTGCTGGCCTCCGACTCCAACGCCGTCGTCGTCCTCCTCGGGGCCGGGCTGTACCTGTGCTCGGCCCTCGTGTCCCTGCGGCTGGCCGTCGGCCTGCTCGGGCCCGACCACCCTCCTGGCCGGCTCAACCCTTCGGTCGCCGAGGGGATCGCCCTCACCGTCCGGGGCATGGCCGAAGGCCTGCGGCACCTGGCCACCCGTCGGGAGGCCGTCCGGGCGCTCACCGCGATGACCATGATGCGGTTCTGCTACGGAGCGCTGTTCGTGATGCTGCTCACGCTCTGCCGCTTCTCCTGGTCGGACAACGAGTCGGACGGACTGGCTCTCCTGGGCGTCGCGGTCGGTGTCTCCGGGGCCGGGTTCTTCACGGCTGCCGTGATCACTCCCTCGCTCGTGGGCCGATTGGGACCGTTGGGCTGGATCACCGCCTGCTCAGCGGGAGCCGCGGTCCTGGTCCCGGCGCTCGGCCTGTTCTTCGCCCCCGGCCCGATGGTGATCGCCGCGTTCGTCCTCGGCCTCGCCACCCAGGGCGCCAAGATCTCCACCGACACGGTCGTCCAGTCCCGCGTGGACGACGACTACCGCGGCCGTGTCTTCTCCCTCTACGACGTGCTCTTCAACGTCGCCTTCGTCGGCGCCGCGGCGGTGGCCTCGCTCATGCTCCCGCCGGACGGGCGGTCCGCGGCCCTGATCCTCTCCGTGGCCGCCCTCTACGCAGCCACCGCTGCGCTGCTGGCACGGCAGAGCCGACGATTCACCGGGGGCGCCTCCAAGCGGTAGCCGCGGGCTCCGCCGCCCCATGCGTCCGGGTCGATGGGTCGATGTTTCACGTGAAACATCGACCCGGACGCCCTGCGTCAGGCCTGAGCGGCCCACCACTCCTTGAGCGCGGCGACAGCGGCATCGCGCCCCATCGGGCCGTTCTCCAGCCTCAGCTCCAGCAGGAACGCGTACGCCTTCCCGATCACCGGGCCGGGGCCGACCTCCAGCACCTGCATGATCTCGTTGCCGTCCAGGTCGGGCCGGATCGCGTCGAGCTCCTCCTGCTCCTGCAGCTGTGCGATGCGCTCCTCAAGCCCGTCGTAGGTACGGGAGAGGGCGTTGGCCTTGCGCTTGTTGCGCGTGGTGCAGTCGGACCGGGTCAGCTTGTGCAGGCGCTCCAGCAGCGGACCGGCGTCGCGGACGTAGCGCCGCACCGCGGAATCGGTCCACTCGCCGTCCCCGTAGCCGTGGAAGCGCAGGTGCAGCTCCACCAGCCGGGACACGTCCTTGATCATGTCGTTGGAGTACTTCAGAGCGGTCAGGCGCTTCTTGGTCATCTTCGCGCCCACCACCTCGTGGTGGTGGAAGGAGACCCTGCCGTCGCTCTCGAAGCGGCGGGTACGGGGCTTCCCGATGTCGTGCAGCAGTGCCGCGAGCCGCAGCACCAGGTCCGGCCCGTCCTCCTCCAGCGCGATCGCCTGCTCCAGCACGATCAGCGAATGGTCGTAGACGTCCTTGTGGCGGTGGTGCTCGTCACGCTCCAGCCGCAGCGCGGGCAGCTCGGGCAGGATCCGGTCGGCCAGCCCGGTGTCCACGAGCAGGCCCAGGCCCTTGCGCGGGTTCGCGGAGAGGATCAGCTTGTTCAGCTCGCCCTGCACCCGCTCTGCCGAGACGATCTCGATCCGGTCGGACATGGCCTTCATCGCCTCGACGACCTCGGGAGCGACCTCGAAGTCCAGCTGCGCGGCGAACCGCGCCGCCCGCAGCATGCGCAGCGGATCGTCGGAGAACGAGTCCTCCGGGGTCCCGGGGGTGCGCAGCACACCGGCGGCCAGGTCCTCCAGACCGCCGTGCGGGTCGATGAACCGCTGCTCCGGCAGGGCCAGCGCCATGGCGTTGACCGTGAAGTCGCGCCGGACCAGGTCTTCCTCGATCGAGTCGCCGTAGGAGACCTCGGGCTTGCGCGACGTGCGGTCGTAAGCCTCCGAGCGGTAGGTGGTCACCTCGATCTGGAAGTTCCGGTCGACGTCTCCGACACGGGCGTGCTTCTGCGCCCCGACGGTGCCGAAGGCGATGCCGACGTCCCACAGCGAGTCGGCCCACGGGCGGACGATCTTCAAAACGTCCTCGGGGCGGGCATCGGTGGTGAAGTCCAGGTCATTGCCGAGACGCCCGAGCAGCGCGTCGCGGACGGACCCGCCGACCAGGGCGAGGCGGAAGCCCGCCTCCTGGAAACGGCGGCCGAGCTCGTCGGCGACAGGGGCGACCCGCAGCAGTTCACTCACCGCCCGGCGCTGCACGTGATTCAGGGCACTGAGGTTGTCTTCGTTGGCGTTCGGCACAACAGAAAAGGGTACGTGCCCCGCCCGGCGCGGGCTTCCGCGTTTTCGGCGACCCCGGTACACGGCCGTCCCCGGGCTGCGCCGATCATGTGGAGCAAGGTGCGGCACTCGCGCACGGCGGTCCTCGTTACCATTCGTGGACGCACAGACGACGACCACTGACACTTCGAGGGACGGGCTAGCGCGTGGCCGAGGCGGCAGACATCCTGGGGGCCTCACCCGCCCCTGCCCGGCGCCGATGGCTGCGGCGCGCAGTCGTCCTGCTCGCCGGGACGCCGGTGATGGCCGCTCTCGTCTACTCTCCCGCCCCCAAGGCCCAGGCCGCGCAGGCGGCCTCCGTCGACATCCAGCTGACCTCGATGACCCCCGCCGCCCCGGTCAAGAGCGACACCCTGACCATCTCCGGCACCGTGGTCAACAACAGCTCCGAGACGATCAACGACGCCCACGTGGGCCTGCGGGTCGGCCCCCTCCTCGCGGACCGGTCCTCGATAGACGAGGCGGCGGAGCGCACCGGCTTCCGGGCCGGCACGGACCCCGGGGAGATCGACCCCGCCTACGCCGTGAAGATCGACTCGCTGCCCTCCAAGGTCGGCCGCCAGTTCAGCCTCACGGTCCCGGTGAACAAGCTGGACCTGGACAAGGACGGCGTCTACCAGCTCGGCGTCTCCCTGTCCGGCGTGACCGAGAGCCGCCCCTCCGAGCAGGTCCTCGGCATCAAGCGGACCTTCCTCCCCTGGCAGCCTGAGGCCGCCGCCAAGCGCTCCCAGCTCACGTACGTGTGGCCGCTGATCTCCACCACCCATGTGACCGCGGAGACCGGCTCGGACGAGACCCAGACCCCCGTGTTCCTCGACGACTCCCTCGCCGACGAGCTGAAGCCGGGCGGCCGTCTGGAACGGATGGTCGCGCTCGGCAAGGAACTGCCCATCACCTGGGTGATCGACCCCGACCTGCTGTACACGGTCGACGCGATGACCAAGGGCTACCGGGTCCGCGTCCCGGGCGGCAAGCCCGTACAGGGCAAGAACAAGGCCGTCGCCGAGCAGTGGCTGAGCTCCCTGGAAGCCGCCGTCCAGGGCAAGAAGGTCGTCGCCCTTCCCTTCGCCGACCCCGATCTGGCCTCCCTCGCCCACCACGGCAAGGACGTCTCGGGCACCCTGGGCCAGCTGCGGCCCGCCACCGACAAGGCGAAGCAGGCCGTCGAGACGGTCCTGCACGTCCCCGCGTCCACCGACTTCTCCTGGCCCCTGGACGGCGCGATCGACCCCTCGATCGTCAACGTCGCCACCTCGGCCGGCGCCCACAACATCCTCACCCGCAGCGACAGCCTCTCGGAGAGCGGAGCCCTCGGGTACACCCCCTCGGCCGCCCGCCCCATCGGCGCGGGCGCCACCGCCGTCGTCGCGGACGCGGAGCTCTCCACGGCGTTCGAGGGCGACATGCTGAACGCCGGGAACTCCACCCTCGCCGAGCAGCGGTTCCTCGCCCACACCCTCGCCCTGAACCTGCAGCACACCGACGAGCAGCGCAGCTTCGTCGTCGCCCCGCAGCGGATGCCCACCGCCAGCCAGGTGGAGACTATGGCCCGGGCCGTCCGCGCCCTCCAGGCGGGCCGCTGGACCCAGCCCGGGGACCTCGAAGCCGCAGCGGCCGCCAAGCCCGACCCCGCGGCCGCCACCCAGGTGCCGGGCGCCGGCCAGTACCCCGAGGCCCTGCGCAAGCAGGAGCTCGCCGTCACGGCCTTCGAGAAGGTCCGCACCACCCAGAACACCCTCGATCACTTCAAGGTGATCCTCGCCGCACCCGACCGCGTCGAGATCCCCTTCGGCAACACGACCAACCGGGAGATGTCCACCTCCTGGCGCGGCCACCCCGCCGAGGCCGACCTCTACCGGGACCAAGTCCAGAACTACCTGATCGGTCTCACCGAGAAGGTCAAGGTCATCCCGAAGTCCGACGCCACCCTGTCCGGACACAGCGCCACCATCCCGGTGAGCGTCCAGAACAGCCTCGTCCAGGACGTCCACAACCTCGTCCTGCGGGTGAAGTCCGCCAACCCCACCCGCCTGATGTTCGGCGACAAGGGCGAGGCGGAACAGCAGGTCACCGTCCAGGGCGACCACACCCAGACCGTCAAGTTCCCCGCCAACGCGACCGCGAGCGGCCCCGTCGAGGTCACCGCGCAGCTCTTCACCAAGGACGGCGCCCCTTACGGCAAGGAACGCAAGTTCACCGTGAATGCCACCGAGGTCACCCCCACTGTCATGCTCGTCATCGCCGGCGGTGTGCTCCTCCTGGTCCTCGCGGGCATCAAGATGTACGCGAGCCGCAAGCGCGTCGCGGCCCGCGCGGCCGCCGAGGAGAGCACGCAGCCGAGTGACGAGTCCCCGGACACCGGACCGCAAAGCACCGAGGGGTCCGGCACGAGTGAGACAGTGGACCGTTGAGCGATGCCGTGGCCGGTCGGCCTGGGGACGATGAGGTGGGGTTTCGATGAACGCGCCGTACGACGGTGACCGCGCGCAGGGCACTGGTGGGCCCGCGCCCTCCCAGGGCACTGCCCCGAGCACTCCGGTGCCCGGGCAGGTTCCCGCGCCCGCGCCCGCGCCGGACCACGACCCGTACGTCCAGGACGCCTACGACCACGACCCCTACCGGTCGCAGGACCTGTCCGCCCAGGACCCCGTCGCCGAGGTCCTCTACGACCGGGCCGCACACCCCCCGCCGCCGCCCGGTACCTACCAGGAGCCCGGCCCGCTCTACGCCGCCCCGACCGCGCCCTCCTACTCCCCCGACCCGCGCGTCTGGGCCCAGACCCCGCCGCCCGAGCCGGACGGGCCCTCCCGCCACCTGCCGTACGGCGACCACGCCACCACCACCGAGTTCGTCGGCGTGGACTCCCTCGTCACCAAGGCGGCGGACGCGCCGTCCGAACCCGACGCCTTCGCGCACCTCTACCGGGACCAGGAGGCGGCTCCCCGCACTCCCGCCGAGGACGCCCCCGTCGCCGCCCCGGCGCCGAGCAAGCCCGCCGGACGCGCGTCCAGCCTCCTGAAGTCCAGCGCGCTCATGGCCGCCGGCACGATCGTCTCCCGCATCACCGGATTCCTGCGCACCCTGGTCATCGCCGGCGCCATCGGCGTCGGCACGTTCAACGACACGTACCAGATCGCCAACACCCTGCCCACGATGATCTACGTGCTGGTCGGCGGCGGCGCCCTGAACGCCGTCTTCATCCCGCAGCTGGTCCGGGCCATGAAGAACGACGACGACGGGGGAGAGGCGTACGCCAACCGGCTGCTGACCCTCGTCGTGGTCCTCCTGGCCGCCATCACGACCATCTGCGTCCTCGCGGCACCGGTCTTCATCACGATGATGTCGCCGAAGATCGCCTCCGACCCCCAGCAGATGGACGTCGCGGTCGCCTTCGCCCGCTACTGCCTGCCCACGATGTTCTTCATGGGCGTCCACGTGGTCCTCGGTCAGATCCTCAACGCCCGCGGCCGCTTCGGCGCGATGATGTGGACCCCGGTCCTCAACAACATCGTCGTCATCGCCACCTTCGGCGCGTTCATCTGGGCGTTCGGCGGCTTCACCACCTCCGGCGTCAACGCCACCACGGTCACCGCCGAGGGCGTCCGCCTGCTGGGCCTGGGCACCCTGCTGGGCCTCACCGTCCAGGCCCTGGCCATGCTCCCCTACCTGCGCGACGCGGGCTTCAGGCCGCGCCTGCGCTTCGACTGGAAGGGCCACGGACTCGGCAAGGCCGCCGGCCTGGCCAAGTGGACGTTCTTCTTCGTCCTCGCCAACCAGATCGGGCTCGTCGTCGTCACCCAGCTCGCCACCTGGGCCGGATCCGTCGCGGAGAAGCAGGGTCACCCCGGTACCGGCATCACCGCCTACAACTACGCGCTTCTGCTGTGGCAGATGCCGCAGGCCATCATCACCGTCTCCGTCATGACGGCCGTCCTGCCGCGCATCTCCCGCTCCGCCCACGACGGAGACGCCGCCGCCGTCCGCGACGACATCTCCTACGGGCTGCGCACCTCGGCCGTCGCGATCGTGCCCTGTGCCTTCGCGTTCCTCGCCCTCGGCGTCCCGATGGCCACCCTGCTCTACGCGGGCTCCGGCGCCGGCGCACAGAACATCGGCTACGTCCTGATGGCCTTCGGCCTCGGCCTCATCCCGTACTCGGTCCAGTACGTGGTCCTGCGCGGCTTCTACGCCTACGAGGACACCCGCACGCCCTTCTACAACACCGTCATCGTCGCCGCCGTCAACGCGGCGGTCTCAACAGCCTCCTTCTTCGTCCTCCCCGCCCGGTGGGCCGTCGTCGGCATGGCCGCCGCCTACGGCCTCGGCTACACCGTCGGAGTCGGCGTCGCCTGGCGCCGGCTGAAGACCCGCCTCGGCGGCGACCTCGACGGCGCCCACGTGATGCGCACCTACGCCCGCCTCACCGGCGCCTGCGTCCCGGCCGCCGCCGTGGGCGGCGCCGCCGCCTACGCGGTCACCCAGTGGCTGGGCAGCGGAGTCGTCGGCTCCGCCGCCGCCCTCGTGGCCGGCGGCATCGCCCTCGCGGCCGTGTTCCTCATCGCCGCCAAGCGGATGCGAATCGAAGAGCTCAACTCGATGGTCGGAATGGTCCGCGGACGTTTGGGGCGCTGATGCGCACAACCGTCGCCCCCCTTCGTGTGTCGTGCATAGCGTCGGACTGTGGGCACAATTGGCATGGCTTCGCAGACTGGCCAACAGCGTGCAACGGATGGGGAGGCGGGAACGACGGTGGCGGAACGTAGCACGGCCGCCGTCGACGTGGCCGACAACAGTGGCGACAAGCCGCTGGCCGCAGAAGCGGACAAGGCCACGGCCGACGGGGTGGACATCCAGAACGGACGAGCCGCGGACGGACCCATGCCCGAAAAGGACGGCGAACGCACGACCGCGGCCCCCGCGGCCGCACCCGAACTCCACAGCGGCCACAAGCTCGCCAGACGCTACCGGCTCGAAGAGTGCGTCACCCGTGTGGACGGATTCAGCAGCTGGCGCGCGATGGACGAGAAGCTGCGTCGGGCCGTGGGCGTGCACCTGATCCCCGCCGACCATCCGCGGGCCCGTTCCGTCCTGGCCGCAGCGCGCTCCTCCGCCCTGCTCGGCGACCCCCGGTTCGTCCAGGTGCTCGACGCCGTGGAGGAGAACGACCTCGTCTACGTCGTCCACGAGTGGCTGCCCGACGCCACCGAGCTCACCGCGCTCCTCGCCGCGGGCCCCCTGGAACCCCACGAGGCCTACCAGCTCGTCAGCCAGATCTCCCAGGCCATGGCCGCGGCACACCGCGAAGGCCTGGCCCACCTGCGCCTGACGCCGAGCGCGATACTGCGCACCTCCACGGGCCAGTACCGCATCCGCGGCCTCGCGGTGAACGCCGCCCTGCGCGGGATCACCAGCGAGACCCCCCAGCGTGCCGACACCGAGGCCATCGGCGCACTCCTGTACGCCGCCCTCACCCAGCGCTGGCCGTACGAGAGCGACGCCTACGGCCTCACCGGCCTACCCAAGGGCGTCGGCCTGATCGCCCCCGACCAGGTCCGCGCCGGTGTCCACCGGGGTCTGGGCGAGCTCGCGATGCGCGCCCTCGCCAACGACGGAGCCACCGCCTCCCGTCAGGAACCGGCCTGCACCACCCCCGAGGAGCTGGCCAAGGCCGTCGCCGCGATGCCCCGCATCCGGCCGCCGGAGCCCGCCTTCACCGCCCCGCCCGAGTACCAGCACACCACCTACCAGCAGGGCAGCTACGGCCGCCCCACGCCCCCCGGCGTACCCTCCTCGCAGACCGTCACCGTCGCTCCCCCGCCGCCCCCGCTGCAGAGCCGCACCGGCCGCGCCCTGAAGTGGGGCGTCGCCGCCCTGCTCATCGCCGCCCTCGGCCTCGGCAGCTGGCAGCTCGCGGACACCCTGCTGGGCCACGGCACCCAGAAGGGCAACAGCGGCACCACCAACAACAACACCAAGACGGGCCCGGACGACACCCCGAAGGAGCCGGAGCGTACCCCTCTGTCCATCAAGAAGGCCGAGGAGTACTACCCGGACGGCAAGCCTCAGAACATCGAGGGCGCCTCTAACAGCCACGACGGCGACCCGAACTCCTTCTGGCGGACCTACGCGTACACCGACGGGCCCGACCTGGGCGCCTACAAGGAGGGGGTGGGGCTCGTCTTCGACCTCGGCTCGGAGCAGGATGTGACCGCCGCCTCGATAGCGTTCAAGTTCAGCGGCGACCACACAACGGCGACGATCTACGCGGCACCCAACATGTCGCCGTCGACCCCGGTCAGCAGCCTGCAGAAGATCGCCACCGGGACCACCTCCGACAAGCAGCTCGACCTCGTCACGAAGACTCCGGTCAAGACGCGCTACGTGGTCCTGTGGCTCACCGCCATGCCGAAGTCCGGCGTCTCCGACTACAGCGGCGCCGGCTACAAGCAGGGCATCACGAACGTCTCGTTCTC from Streptomyces sp. NBC_00190 harbors:
- the murJ gene encoding murein biosynthesis integral membrane protein MurJ, encoding MNAPYDGDRAQGTGGPAPSQGTAPSTPVPGQVPAPAPAPDHDPYVQDAYDHDPYRSQDLSAQDPVAEVLYDRAAHPPPPPGTYQEPGPLYAAPTAPSYSPDPRVWAQTPPPEPDGPSRHLPYGDHATTTEFVGVDSLVTKAADAPSEPDAFAHLYRDQEAAPRTPAEDAPVAAPAPSKPAGRASSLLKSSALMAAGTIVSRITGFLRTLVIAGAIGVGTFNDTYQIANTLPTMIYVLVGGGALNAVFIPQLVRAMKNDDDGGEAYANRLLTLVVVLLAAITTICVLAAPVFITMMSPKIASDPQQMDVAVAFARYCLPTMFFMGVHVVLGQILNARGRFGAMMWTPVLNNIVVIATFGAFIWAFGGFTTSGVNATTVTAEGVRLLGLGTLLGLTVQALAMLPYLRDAGFRPRLRFDWKGHGLGKAAGLAKWTFFFVLANQIGLVVVTQLATWAGSVAEKQGHPGTGITAYNYALLLWQMPQAIITVSVMTAVLPRISRSAHDGDAAAVRDDISYGLRTSAVAIVPCAFAFLALGVPMATLLYAGSGAGAQNIGYVLMAFGLGLIPYSVQYVVLRGFYAYEDTRTPFYNTVIVAAVNAAVSTASFFVLPARWAVVGMAAAYGLGYTVGVGVAWRRLKTRLGGDLDGAHVMRTYARLTGACVPAAAVGGAAAYAVTQWLGSGVVGSAAALVAGGIALAAVFLIAAKRMRIEELNSMVGMVRGRLGR
- a CDS encoding inositol-3-phosphate synthase, producing MGSVRVAIVGVGNCAASLVQGVEYYKDADPAAKVPGLMHVQFGDYHVRDIEFVAAFDVDAKKVGLDLSDAIGASENNTIKICDVPNAGVTVQRGHTYDGLGKYYRMTIEESAEAPVDVVQILKDRQVDVLICYLPVGSEDAAKFYAQCAIDAKVAFVNALPVFIAGTKEWADKFTEAGVPIVGDDIKSQVGATITHRVMAKLFEDRGVRLERTMQLNVGGNMDFKNMLERDRLESKKISKTQAVTSQIPDRELGEKNVHIGPSDYVAWLDDRKWAYVRLEGRAFGDVPLNLEYKLEVWDSPNSAGVIIDALRAAKIAKDRGIGGPILSASSYFMKSPPVQYFDDEAYANVEKFIKGEVER
- a CDS encoding protein kinase family protein; this encodes MAERSTAAVDVADNSGDKPLAAEADKATADGVDIQNGRAADGPMPEKDGERTTAAPAAAPELHSGHKLARRYRLEECVTRVDGFSSWRAMDEKLRRAVGVHLIPADHPRARSVLAAARSSALLGDPRFVQVLDAVEENDLVYVVHEWLPDATELTALLAAGPLEPHEAYQLVSQISQAMAAAHREGLAHLRLTPSAILRTSTGQYRIRGLAVNAALRGITSETPQRADTEAIGALLYAALTQRWPYESDAYGLTGLPKGVGLIAPDQVRAGVHRGLGELAMRALANDGATASRQEPACTTPEELAKAVAAMPRIRPPEPAFTAPPEYQHTTYQQGSYGRPTPPGVPSSQTVTVAPPPPPLQSRTGRALKWGVAALLIAALGLGSWQLADTLLGHGTQKGNSGTTNNNTKTGPDDTPKEPERTPLSIKKAEEYYPDGKPQNIEGASNSHDGDPNSFWRTYAYTDGPDLGAYKEGVGLVFDLGSEQDVTAASIAFKFSGDHTTATIYAAPNMSPSTPVSSLQKIATGTTSDKQLDLVTKTPVKTRYVVLWLTAMPKSGVSDYSGAGYKQGITNVSFSRTS
- a CDS encoding CCA tRNA nucleotidyltransferase, translating into MPNANEDNLSALNHVQRRAVSELLRVAPVADELGRRFQEAGFRLALVGGSVRDALLGRLGNDLDFTTDARPEDVLKIVRPWADSLWDVGIAFGTVGAQKHARVGDVDRNFQIEVTTYRSEAYDRTSRKPEVSYGDSIEEDLVRRDFTVNAMALALPEQRFIDPHGGLEDLAAGVLRTPGTPEDSFSDDPLRMLRAARFAAQLDFEVAPEVVEAMKAMSDRIEIVSAERVQGELNKLILSANPRKGLGLLVDTGLADRILPELPALRLERDEHHRHKDVYDHSLIVLEQAIALEEDGPDLVLRLAALLHDIGKPRTRRFESDGRVSFHHHEVVGAKMTKKRLTALKYSNDMIKDVSRLVELHLRFHGYGDGEWTDSAVRRYVRDAGPLLERLHKLTRSDCTTRNKRKANALSRTYDGLEERIAQLQEQEELDAIRPDLDGNEIMQVLEVGPGPVIGKAYAFLLELRLENGPMGRDAAVAALKEWWAAQA
- a CDS encoding DUF6049 family protein; the protein is MAEAADILGASPAPARRRWLRRAVVLLAGTPVMAALVYSPAPKAQAAQAASVDIQLTSMTPAAPVKSDTLTISGTVVNNSSETINDAHVGLRVGPLLADRSSIDEAAERTGFRAGTDPGEIDPAYAVKIDSLPSKVGRQFSLTVPVNKLDLDKDGVYQLGVSLSGVTESRPSEQVLGIKRTFLPWQPEAAAKRSQLTYVWPLISTTHVTAETGSDETQTPVFLDDSLADELKPGGRLERMVALGKELPITWVIDPDLLYTVDAMTKGYRVRVPGGKPVQGKNKAVAEQWLSSLEAAVQGKKVVALPFADPDLASLAHHGKDVSGTLGQLRPATDKAKQAVETVLHVPASTDFSWPLDGAIDPSIVNVATSAGAHNILTRSDSLSESGALGYTPSAARPIGAGATAVVADAELSTAFEGDMLNAGNSTLAEQRFLAHTLALNLQHTDEQRSFVVAPQRMPTASQVETMARAVRALQAGRWTQPGDLEAAAAAKPDPAAATQVPGAGQYPEALRKQELAVTAFEKVRTTQNTLDHFKVILAAPDRVEIPFGNTTNREMSTSWRGHPAEADLYRDQVQNYLIGLTEKVKVIPKSDATLSGHSATIPVSVQNSLVQDVHNLVLRVKSANPTRLMFGDKGEAEQQVTVQGDHTQTVKFPANATASGPVEVTAQLFTKDGAPYGKERKFTVNATEVTPTVMLVIAGGVLLLVLAGIKMYASRKRVAARAAAEESTQPSDESPDTGPQSTEGSGTSETVDR
- a CDS encoding MFS transporter; translated protein: MPVVRDLRVLLRLRDFRNLLAVRLLSQAADGVYQVALATYVVFSPEKQTSPAAIASAMAVLLLPYSVIGPFAGVLLDRWRRRQVFLYGNLLRAFLACITGMLIVANVPDWLFYASALSVTAVNRFVLAGLSASLPHVVGPGQLVTANALFPTAGTLAATVGGGLAFVVRLLASDSNAVVVLLGAGLYLCSALVSLRLAVGLLGPDHPPGRLNPSVAEGIALTVRGMAEGLRHLATRREAVRALTAMTMMRFCYGALFVMLLTLCRFSWSDNESDGLALLGVAVGVSGAGFFTAAVITPSLVGRLGPLGWITACSAGAAVLVPALGLFFAPGPMVIAAFVLGLATQGAKISTDTVVQSRVDDDYRGRVFSLYDVLFNVAFVGAAAVASLMLPPDGRSAALILSVAALYAATAALLARQSRRFTGGASKR